The proteins below are encoded in one region of Winogradskyella helgolandensis:
- a CDS encoding DeoR/GlpR family DNA-binding transcription regulator, which translates to MKRHQDILDKLTKEKHLEVLELCEMLNVSAVTIRKDLKFLEQKGLLHRTHGGASIENPYINERTVLDKEKISVEEKNGIAQMAATRIVENDSILIASGTTVQALSKFIIAKNKLTVITSSLNVVLHLIHDKNIEILQLGGYIRHSSASVIGNYAEYILQNVSCSKLFLGVDGIDLEYGLSTTNLEEAELNKKMLNAAQKVIVLADSSKFGKKSFARICDLSLVDEIITDKGISNSVRKKLEEKEIKVTIVN; encoded by the coding sequence ATGAAGAGACATCAAGACATTCTAGACAAACTAACAAAAGAGAAACATCTTGAGGTATTAGAACTGTGTGAGATGCTAAATGTTTCCGCAGTTACCATAAGAAAAGATTTAAAATTTCTTGAACAAAAAGGATTACTTCACAGAACACATGGTGGAGCTTCTATTGAAAACCCATACATTAATGAACGTACGGTTTTAGATAAAGAGAAAATCTCGGTAGAGGAAAAAAATGGTATTGCCCAAATGGCTGCCACCCGTATTGTTGAAAACGACTCTATTTTAATTGCTTCGGGAACTACAGTGCAGGCACTTTCTAAGTTTATAATAGCAAAAAATAAATTAACGGTCATTACGTCTTCGCTCAACGTAGTATTACATTTAATTCACGATAAGAATATTGAAATCCTTCAACTTGGTGGTTATATAAGACACAGTTCTGCTTCTGTCATCGGAAATTATGCCGAATATATTTTACAAAATGTGTCTTGTAGTAAGTTATTTTTAGGTGTTGATGGCATTGATTTAGAATATGGACTTTCTACAACCAACTTAGAAGAAGCTGAATTAAACAAGAAAATGCTTAATGCAGCTCAAAAAGTAATTGTCTTAGCAGATTCTTCTAAATTTGGAAAAAAGAGTTTTGCTAGAATCTGTGACCTATCACTTGTGGATGAAATTATAACGGATAAAGGCATATCTAATTCAGTTAGAAAAAAACTGGAAGAAAAGGAAATAAAAGTCACTATTGTAAATTAA